ttgtacatataaatgtctttgtaaagTTTTGACAGACCTAAAACTTGCTCTgatcagggctgcgtttcccgataacgttgtctcttagcgtgctacgaagactctaaaaaaaaacacgttaACTCCTTTTCTAGGTGTGTTTCCCGAACTATACCTTAGGAGGTTACTTTCTTACATCCCACGTTaccaggtgctgtccatggcggtggtgctgaatTAAGGGATATTGATCGTtcgacaatcaattattcactctatACAGGGACTGCTTCACTGCTTTATGTGAGGTAGCGGCGTTCTTGGATATTATTTAATTGTGAAATGAGTGTGCGAACCCGCAATCTCATGCCCAAACCTATCAACCCTGTTATACTAACTGGCAGTATGGTCATTTATGTcaaaggttctcaaactttgggtCTAACAATTAACAAACTAACAATTCTTTGTATAgttcacacgtttattgtgcatttttccctattttctatttaaaaggtgTGCCATGAGATAGCCTACCTTTGGTTATACCTGTGTTTGGTAACCCCTGATATATAttatcataatatatgttgCTATAGCAGTGGAGGCTGCtgctaaaaatatttgggggggcgcaaacaaactgaaaatccaactgtcagtaatgcaggactataaatagccattaatcaggtgacgtatcattattacagtcaatgttaatacatgcaaataaatgtactatgaatcagtgaatttgaattgaatgtgggtttattatcagtgatgaagtaatcaaggtaatcattcaaaacctagttcattggggtctaagtttggtttcttgataagaggcttaatgacggccagtttaaagggtcctgggacatggcctagattaattgacgagttgataatgttataaatgggctcaattgcaacgggtaataactcttttaataatttagttggtatggggtctaataagcaagttgtaggtttagatgttgcaataagtttaattaaatcttcctgttttataggtgaaaaacactgtagcctttcttttggggcgatggttggtactaatttataggacagacttggaggttgagtttttactattttgtctcgtatgttttcgattttctctgtaaaaaaattcatgaaatcattgctaccaaggtgcggcggaatacccaggtcaggtgaagtctgtttatttgttagtttagcaactgtactaaataaaaaccttggattgtttttgttagtttctatgaggttacggaggtgctcagcctttgctgcttttagtgcctttttataacagtttgcactctctttccacgcaattttaaagacctctaattgggtttgtttccatttgcgctccagtttacgtgttctcttttaagggcgcgagtggtgctattgtaccatggtgctacgtttttctcattaatcttttttgacttcataggtgcgacagcttctaatgtattagagaaaatagtgcccaatttgctggtcatgtcatcgagcgattctatatttattggtatggttattaaaggagtcagatctggcaagctctttgcgaaactatctttagtagtcgaggtaattgttctaccctgtcgataacgagttaaacggctgatttctgcagtgcgcagtgtacatgttataagatagtgatcagtgacatcgtcgctttgaggtataatatctatattggttagatcggctccgtgagatataatcaagtctagtgtatgattaaatcgatgagtgggtccattgatgtgttgtgttactccaaaagagtgtaatagctctgtaaacgccactgctaatgcatcgttagcactatctacgtggatattaaagtctccgacaattagtactttatcaacgttaaccaataggtccgataggaagtccgcaaactctttcagaaaatcagtgtagggaccagggggtctatacactgtagccaacgtacaagaaagcaatgttttttactgtcaattggaacaattatgttcaacgcaagcacttcaaatgatttaaatttatgctccgttctctgagttacagtaagaaagtctctaaagattgttgcgacaccgccacctcgaccaacggacgtggctcatgcatataacagtagcttggtggggtacactcatttagaccgtaataatcatttggtttaagccaggtttcggtaaggcaaagtatatcaaaactgttgtctgtgatcatttcatttacaataactgcttttgaatttagtgatctaatattaagtaggccgaactttatgagtttgttttggtcgtttattacattgtcctcaggtttaatcacgattagattttttctctgagatttggctattttgttattttgtagtattattcgggggacagacacagtctctatgcatttggaagcagtaacatttctaacagatgagtgggaggaacacagactatggttgaagttttgacttaccgctgggagacgtagtcaagcggtgcgtagcgtctttgagatgttgtcagacagaagaaccgctccgatgctgctggggtgcaggccgtcagggcggaagagcctaggtcgctcccagaacagatcaaaattataacaaagagcagcttctgttcaatacaccatgacatcaaccatttatttagagcaaatagtctactgaacttttcattccctcgtcggtaggtaggaagcggccctgatacgatgatcctcgccgtgggcgatgcgttgcgtaccgtctcgatcagactcctgaagtccctcttcaagATCTCCaactgcctcatcctgacgtcattcacccccgcgtgcagcacgacagctccgacgttatcatcgtccttcaggatcgcaggtacctgcgcagagacatcaagaacacgggcgccaggaaaacaatgagtgcgcaccttacctttagtggaggaagcgcgtacgttccggacgattgagtctccgatgaccacagcgttgcattccgtctcacagagggcggcaaagcggttcctggtcgggatctcgaagaccggtggcggcggttggatcatcgctccagtcctagctctcgcctttcgccgtgggtgtgccggtgcaggagtgaagttcatttgggctgactttgggctgaccgtgttctcgaagcctgggctctgtgcagagaaacacacggagtagaagtggaaggagtattaaaatcgcgatgaaaacttactgCGGATTTGCGAGCatcagctctggatgtttccagcaccgtttttcgttctcgcaggcgtgtctgcttctctagtagatcctggatctgcttctccacagcctccagttccgactgaagtgcgatcgtttcctcatctgcacacagaggtacaaacacatctgaaacattagccattagtgatgtaataatgagaacagtgtgttaagcagtgagcaggcaggctgggaatgctaacagcctgaggctaatagcgagtgatccgataaaaataaattatcggtgcgtttaaggacgatttttggtatgggatatacttaaggatatgtttaccctcggtgaataacaatttaaaacacaagtcttaagatataacaagaataaactatgtattaagaataagtttgaaagagctccgactcaaaccacgcgctctcagcaaacaggaagtgacgaaAAACAGCTGATAACACATTTAGTACCCAAAGAGGGTAAATGAAACCATGCCATTTAACCtgttgttaatatttactttctttttgataGCTTCCTTTGATAGCTTTTCTATGAAAAACTGCAGAGTAACAAGGACTACAATAAACTTAGCTCTGTTGCAATCCGTTCATGGACGTCTGGACTAAGCAACCGCCGCCTCTTTGGTTGAGAAGCtccttctgtcatggctctgcttccttagtcatgtttttcttggtcctgtagcagagccatggcaaagtctttggttatgtgtggagagaaacatattattgtccttttgacaataatatgcgttctctccagtgtcttgttattggccctgcccctctcttttcctgtattgtctccctcttgtgtcttatgttctacacctgcccttgctcgttatccctcgtttgtcttccctatttaaaccctcatgtttcattgtcctgtgttcggtcattgtgtttgctaCGTGGTTTCATGTTGTGCTTACCGTCTTCTCATGTTTTTGTTCCTGTTGTGGATTCCCCTGTCTCAttgtagtaagtgttgagtttagttcatgtctattgtttgttagtctagtatttagttagtctttgtcccTGTTTAtcctttgtcattattgttttaccccctcgtgggcctttgttttgtgttttatattttattattaaagtctgttgtccaacgctgcctgcaattgggttcttctcctcaagtccatgacagaatgaccgaaccattcagaacccagcgggcagcaagatggacggcacggcgtcgtcctcacggtccgctcaagcccgcttgctgctaggtttccgccaggggaactacgggaatcgggagttcgccggggcattctcggcggtggctgagagggctgagttcaacgaggcagagttgaagacgatcttcaactgctgcctcactcagcgcctcaccccgtctgagaagaggctgctgggtcccctagggttcgcggcaatggtcaggttcgtggccaaccgggacgatcccgggggtggggttccacgtgggacttccacctcgcggtcgatcacgccggagggccttgacctgactgccgctgcccgggggactcggtacccttcggcttgagctccacggtccccgttcactctggtggcgccggtagcgagcgggagggaggggatccggggatgacgtcggaTAATTCCTccgctgcggaactccctccggtccccacggattcgccaaggtcggctatggatccggtggtgcggagaaggagggagaggcgcagcggaggagcgtccacgccggtgcagccggcgtccagtccggtgttgctgccggcgtccagtccggtggtgctgccgatgtcctgtccagtgtccatccggtgcagccggtatccagtccggtgcagccggcgtccagtccggtgcagccggcatccagtccggatccagccggcgtccagtccggtgatccagccggcgtccagtccggtgatccagccggtgtccagtccgggatccagccggcgtcccagccggccatccagcggtcctccagccggcgtcccagccggcgtccagccggccatccagccggcgtcccagccggcatcccagccggccatccagccggcatcccagccggccatccagccagcgtcagccctgtccagccggccttccagccggcgtcaagccctgtccagccggccttccagccggcgtcaagccctgtccagccggccttccagccggtcttccagccggtccctagtccggcagcaatccggccccggggagacccccagggtcaaggactgttcccccccaggactcctcctaagtcccttTGGACTACGCACCCTCAggtgcagccggggactgggacttctccccacccccatggactgccccctatgggctctggtttggcccctccccccctcccatgtttgttgtttttattgtctcaccctagtccctttgttattttgtcttgtctgcctcttattctgttctccatgttttgtctggtcttgtctttgtctcagtcttccttgtcttgtccgtctaccccttggtgagcacctggaggtgctcattaaagggggggcttcNNNNNNNNNNNNNNNNNNNNNNNNNNNNNNNNNNNNNNNNNNNNNNNNNNNNNNNNNNNNNNNNNNNNNNNNNNNNNNNNNNNNNNNNNNNNNNNNNNNNNNNNNNNNNNNNNNNNNNNNNNNNNNNNNNNNNNNNNNNNNNNNNNNNNNNNNNNNNNNNNNNNNNNNNNNNNNNNNNNNNNNNNNNNNNNNNNNNNNNNNNNNNNNNNNNNNNNNNNNNNNNNNNNNNNNNNNNNNNNNNNNNNNNNNNNNNNNNNNNNNNNNNNNNNNNNNNNNNNNNNNNNNNNNNNNNNNNNNNNNNNNNNNNNNNNNNNNNNNNNNNNNNNNNNNNNNNNNNNNNNNNNNNNNNNNNNNNNNNNNNNNNNNNNNNNNNNNNNNNNNNNNNNNNNNNNNNNNNNNNNNNNNNNNNNNNNNNNNNNNNNNNNNNNNNNNNNNNNNNNNNNNNNNNNNNNNNNNNNNNNNNNNNNNNNNNNNNNNNNNNNNNNNNNNNNNNNNNNNNNNNNNNNNNNNNNNNNNNNNNNNNNNNNNNNNNNNNNNNNNNNNNNNNNNNNNNNNNNNNNNNNNNNNNNNNNNNNNNNNNNNNNNNNNNNNNNNNNNNNNNNNNNNNNNNNNNNNNNNNNNNNNNNNNNNNNNNNNNNNNNNNNNNNNNNNNNNNNNNNNNNNNNNNNNNNNNNNNNNNNNNNNNNNNNNNNNNNNNNNNNNNNNNNNNNNNNNNNNNNNNNNNNNNNNNNNNNNNNNNNNNNNNNNNNNNNNNNNNNNNNNNNNNNNNNNNNNNNNNNNNNNNNNNNNNNNNaaaaaaaacacaacacactatagttacctaatcattggccattaacactatttgaaaataaattttgctctcctttctttctgacTTGCAAATTTCTCAATGACCTTCTGGATAAAGTCAATGATCTCAGTCACCATTCTCTTCTCCATTGACAGCATGGCCAATGCATTTAGACTCTCCTGGGTCATGCTATTTCTCAGAAAAGTCTTaactcttttcaaagttgagaaacacctctcagcctctgctgtggtcatgggtgtggtgatgaggatctttaggagagtgacagtctctgaaaagacttcttcaagattgttctccttaaacagctgaagtaggtccacagcaccacaacaggttctgaactcttccttgcagtagatgagactaagctctgtctagcttactcccattgagcactggataggccttcaaagtcctactcagtgcatcttcaggaaacgccactgtgtactgttcaaacctgtctgcttgCAGCAGGGTGGCACTAACGAGGTGGCTTGTGAAGCAGAACCGTTCCATGGTGTGATGGAGTAAAGTGTCACAGACCTACAGagtgaaggacaaaaacaaaaatgatgtagtgatgacaaaatgtcaatttcaactGCAACATGATCAGTTGTAAGTCATAGAGAGACGGAgaccagtttcagtgtttgaatccctgatttatccaaacttcatacatatggactagacaaacatgccaagtttcatgaacttctgatgcttagggcgctaatagcatttttttattatcagccattttcatatcaatcagataaagagggcacaccactagaggaatcctaagaataacaaatctatttagattagtttcataaagtttaataaagcccaatatcaaaggatctactctttgcttcaatatttaagcaaaaaatgtataaactcaaagacatgagaattcaattcaattcaattttatttatatagcgcttttcacaatgtgcattgttccaaagcagctttacaggagcaaataagaaaaacacagaaaggtaaaacacagcacagtgcatggtgtttatagaccaagcaagatcattataataaataatatctaataaataaatgaataaataaataaatgagtcccagtctcccggtgagcaagccaacactgcactgctctgctgtggcgaggaacccaaactccaatgatgaataatggagaaaaaaaaacctcgggagaaaccaggctcagccgggagggccagatctcctctgacgtgtcatagctgcactcagtgaccccgaccaaagccaccgagcaacgtccacgaagaacagggagagcccacgagccgcgacccaggaagccccacccgccgaaaccgtgcaggtccaacccggtcccattccgcgatcaacaacagacaacagaggaacaaccagggaaaagtagtaatggcataattaactttattcctctgttgtccgacatcgaccacaaaacaagaccaaccagaccagacccacacagtcccaacaaatgaaacgccccgaaccacaaccaacaagcccccccactcccacaacacccacccagctacctccaatcaaagtcactgagtgcagccataacttcaaactgctgtcgtgtgatgtaagtttagcattaaataccaagtattgtaaatttagcatttatgtgacaggtagtccgtctttgctctcggttggggatggaattgtctgagctgggccggccagatggtcgcctttttcttgggtggtgatggaattgccttggatggagctggatggtcagtcagtccgcaggctctcgcaggaggatggcacgggattttccgatgtagctggcgtaatctctagttgtggatgggcatatgacgttcatctgggcctggcggaatctctccctacctcgggatgggcatcccgaggcgagggcagaaacagaaagagaataattagcgtagctgctgttcattatgtcatggctctgcttccttagtcatgtttttcttggtcctgtagcagagccatggcaaagtctttggttatgtgtggagagaaacatattattgtccttttgacaataatatgcgttctctccagtgtctcgttattggccccgcccctctcgtttcctgtattgtctccctcttgtgtcttatgttctacacctgcccttgctcgttatccctcgtttgtcttccctatttaaaccctcatgtttcattgtcctgtgtttgCTACGTGGTTTCATGTTGTGCTTACCGTCTTCTCATGTTTTTGTTCCTGTTGTGGATTCCCCTGTCTCAttgtagtaagtgttgagtttagttcatgtctattgtttgttagtctagtatttagttagtctttgtcccTGTTTAtcctttgtcattattgttttaccccctcgtgggcctttgttttgtgttttatattttattattaaagtctgttgtccaacgctgcctgcaattgggttcttctcctcaaGTCCACGACACCTTCACTGCTTTGGTTAACCAGAGAATGGAGAGAATTTCTGCAAaggattaagaaaatgtatgactaataacaataataatgataacaaattcaaaagaaggactacagctgctacctgatcttctgtatgtcctgctggaactgctggatgctccccttaatgtggactgaatctatgtccttcttctggagtttggcatagaggatgtccacgtgtggcatgatgttgtggaaaacttgcagaaaaaaattaaaatcctgaTCCTCCAGCAGCATGGCAAAGCCTCCTGCCTCTCTGGTGGTAACAGGGTCAAAGTCACCTGAGTCTCCAATAGTTTCAAAACAGCGAATGAGGCCCTCTCTGTGCTCAAACACTGTATTGATGGCACTGCTGTGGAAGTTCCATCTAACACTGCTTGATGTTAGTAGTCTATGGGCAACTACTTTATCAAGAACATCTGTGCGCTTGGGTGATCTTGAAAAAAAGCTGGCAAATCCTCCAAggttagaaaaaaaattctaactttGGTTATGTGAGAAGtttgcattattagattgaGCTGATGCGCATAGCAGTGGATGTAATGTGCATTTGGGTACACATCAAGAATCTTCCTTTGAACACCTACCTACTGGCTCCATCATACGCTTGGGAGATGAGTTTACTCTTCTGATCCTCTGGAAGGATGACAGTAAGATGCTCTTTTAGTGCTGTAGCGATGGAATCAGCTGTAGttgaatgcagatgaataaaagcaaaaaacctcTCCTGTTCGTTGCTTTTGCCATCAATGTAGCGCAGCACAAGCACAAGTTGGCACTGTGTGGCAATATCAGTGGTCTCGTCGGCCTGGATTGATTCTTGGATTATGTGTTCCCTCAtaacagacaacatacagtCCAACAGCTCGTTCTGCACGGTTTTCGAAGTTCCCTTAAACACAGAGGCATTCTCGAGGTGCTC
This region of Triplophysa rosa linkage group LG1, Trosa_1v2, whole genome shotgun sequence genomic DNA includes:
- the LOC130557097 gene encoding uncharacterized protein LOC130557097, translated to MNFTPAPAHPRRKARARTGAMIQPPPPVFEIPTRNRFAALCETECNAVVIGDSIVRNVRASSTKGKVRTHCFPGARVLDVSAQVPAILKDDDNVGAVVLHAGVNDVRMRQLEILKRDFRSLIETVRNASPTARIIVSGPLPTYRRGNEKFSRLFALNKWLMSWCIEQKLLFVIILICSGSDLGSSALTACTPAASERFFCLTTSQRRYAPLDYVSQR